TAAGCCAACAACGATTGCGGTGGCCACAGCTAGTACTACTGACAGGAGAAAGATAATTGAAAAACGTTTTTTTATTTTAGAAAATGATTGTTTTTGTCCATCTAGAAACATTAATGGTGCAATAATCATTAGCATAAAAAACTCAGGTTCAAGTTCAAAATTTTGAAATATCGGTGTAAATGACAGGCAGATACCAACAATGATTAGGATGAATGGTTCCGGAATTTTAGGGAAGAATTGTTTAATTAGGTTAGTACCAATCACACCGATTAACAATAAAGCTAAGGTATATAGTGCTGTCATATATCCTCCTTAAGAATAAAGTTTTAGTGATTACAATAGTTCTTAGTCAAAGAGATTCTCTCATTTGGATTGTTGATGGGATTCGAATGGTTTTGGACAAAGTGGTTTCATCATTCATAATCTGCATTAAGTTGGCTGCAGCCGTTCGACCTATTTCTTGGGGGTTTTGTGATACAGAAGTAATTTCGGGTGAAATCATGTCAGCAAACATGTCATCATCATAACCAATTACACCAACATCATCAGGAATAGCGATATGATGTTCCTTTAAAAATCGAACAATTTCCCACAAGACTTGTCCATTAAGCGCATACAGCGCTTTTTTTGTGGGTAATTCAAGCATGGATTGTAGTGTGTTTTGCCAGTCCTTATTGTCATCAATTTCGATTAGCTTAATCGTAATATTTGTGTTTTCAATACCAGTTTTTAGTCCATTGTAACGATTCATACGGCTAGACACACCGTTGATATGATTGGATAAAACAATAATTTCTTCGTAATTCTTTGATTTCATTAGATCTGCCACTTCTAGTGATTTTTGAAAATTATCCGATACTACTGCTGGCCAAGTAAACGGTTCAGTATAACGATCAACTTGAACAACGGGGATATTTTCATCAATTAATAGTTGGTAGTGATCAGGTTGGTGAACCAGTGGTTGTAAGATAATACCGTCGATCCTTTCGGTGACCATTTTTTCCAAATTACTATATTCACGTTCAATTGAATTGTCGCCGTCCATAATCAAAACTTGGTAGATTGTATTTTGAAAATAATCACTAATGCCTTTTAAAAGACGCGAGGTGTACATATTAGAAATATCTGCTACAGAGATACCGATTAACAGAGAGTTTTTGGCCTTTAAGGCTTGTGCCTGGCGACTAGGATGATAATCTAATTCGGCAATTGTTTCAGCAATACGTTCTTTTGTTGCTTCTGACATATTATCAAATTTCCCGTTTAAAAAACGGGAAACAGTTGTCTTTGAAACCCTTGCCATTTCAGCTATAACGTTGATGGTCACTTTTTTACTCATGAGAACATTATACGACAAATTAAAAAAAGGGGTTGACAAATATTTGGAAGCGTTTACAATATATCATGTAAACCGGTTTCCGAAAACGATACACTTAATAAAAATAAAGGATGGAAAAATGGGAAAAGAGCAGTTACATATTGATCCAGAAAAGTTTGCGTTACAATTTCTTGAATCTTTTAAACTAAATTTTGATGCTAAAAATCTTGAGGGGATGGCTAAACAACAACTTGCGGCCTATCTATCTGCTTACTTTCTAGTTGAAAAATTTAATAAAATTGAAGGCGAAAACTTTGATCGATCACAACCTAATCTATCAGATTTAGGATTTGACGAGTTATTGAAACATGTAACAGAACTAAACAAGTATTGAGGAACGGATAATGAGAAAAGAACAAATTGTTTTAAATAATTTAGTATTCATGAATGATCATGAGAAGGGAATGCAACAACTTGAAATGTTAAAAAAAGCTGTATCATTCGGTGTCTCATCGGTTGAATTACGACGGGAGTATTTTGATGACATTATTAAAGAAACTCCAGCTATTGCACAGTATGCAGCTGATAACAAGGTGCGGCTATTCTATTCCGTACCAGATGAAGTATTTGTGGATCATCGTCTTAATCCAAAATTGTCACAATACTATGATGAAGCACTGGCGCTTGGCATTTATGCGATTAAATTTAATATCGGAGATTTCGAAACGTTATCTTCGGAAGATGTTTCTGAGTTAAGCCAATTATTAACGCGTGGTATTCAAACAAATATTGAAAATGATCAAACTCAAGTTTCGGGAAAAATAAATGCCATTGAAAAGTTTATGTCTGCTGTTACTGAAAATAATTTAGATATTCGCTATGTTTATGATATGGGTAATTGGCGTTATGTTGGTGAAGATGAAGTTTTGGCAGCTGAAAAACTAGCACAGTACGTACGCTATATTCATGTTAAAGATGATCAAGGACACGGTGATAATTTGGTAACCGTACCGCTTAATGAAGGAGATATTGCATGGCAATCAATTTTGAACATCTTGCCAAGCAACGTTCCCGTAGCGGTTGAATATCCAACAGTTAATGACAAAGTTATCCAAGATGGCGTTCAGGCACTCGCCATGTTTAATTAAAGGGGTGCAAGACTTATGACTAATATAATTATTAGTATTTTGCTCCTACTAACATTCGTGGGTTTTATCTATTACATTGTTAAAGGTGGCAATTTAGTTATTGGTTTCTTTGTAATGGCGCTTCTCTGGTCTGTTATTGGGCTGGTACCTTTCGACCAAGTTGTTCAAAAGGTTATTGCAGAGCCAGCATTGAATTATGGACCAACAATTATTTATATTGTTTTTGGTTCTTGGTTTGGTCGTGTACTAGTTGATTCTGGTATAGCTGGATCCATTTCGGCTCAGACTGAAAGGGTTGGACGAAAAGCGCCTATTTTCGCAACAATATTAGTTGTGCTCGTTACAGCATTGATTTTCTCTTCGGCGTACGGCGTTGGTTCGGTTATCGCCATTGGTGTTATATTGATTCCAATCTTGTTGTCGATTGGTGTCCCTAAAAAGGTAGCTATTCCAGCATTCACAATGGCTATTGGTGCGCCAATGTACATTAACGTAGTCTTATTTAACCAAATAAAAGCCTTCTTCCCGTCAGTTAGTTTTTCGGGGAAATACTTGATTTTTGGATTAGCAGCCATGGGGGTTCAATTATTAGGCGTTATTATCTTTATATTGTTTAATAGTAAAAGCATCAAAAATGGTGAAATTGAAACAATTGACGACAGTAAGCAAGCAGCCTTCCAGAAAACGCATCCAATTACATTTATCATCCCCGTTTTACCAGTGGCCTTGAATATGTTCTTTCATTGGGATGCTATTCCTGCTCTGCTATTAGCAACTATTATTGCGTTGTTATTAACAGGACAAATGAAATCTTATAAAGGATTAGTTGCTTTTATTAACAAAACAGTTTCACAAGCAATCAATGATATTTCTGGGTTGATTATATTCTTGATGGCATTGGTTATGTTTGCCGGAGCAGCTACTATGAACGTGCCCCATTTTAAAAGCATGATTGAAGTTATTTTACCAAGTAGTCCATTGGTTTTGGCAATTGCCATTGGTATATTAGCACCATTGGCTTTGTTCCGCGGGCCTTTGCATGTTTGGGGTGCTGGAGCTGCTACGGCGGCAGTGTTAGCTGCTACAGGTACTTTCCAACCAATATTTTTGCTGCCACTTCTTTACACGGCAAGTATTATGGCAGTTTCTATTGATCTAACACAGTCATGGAATACATGGGCGCTAACTTACTCAAAGTTGGAAACAAAGGAATACTTAAAAATGGGCATTCCAGTGATGTGGGCAGTGTCGTTTGTGAACGAACTATTAGTTTATGGCTTTTTCGGGCATTAAAAAGGAGTTAGGAGAAACAAGATGAGTGAAATTTTAACATTAGGTGAACCGGTAGTGACATTTGCTTCCACCGACTTAAATAAGGGTTTAGTTGATAGTATTAATTACTATAAATTTTTGGGTGGTGCTGAACTAAATGTTATGATTGGTGCTACTCGATTAGGTCATAACACGGAATATATTTCTCAGGTTGGTGCAGATCCATTGGGTCAATTTACCATTAAGGAAATAGCTCGTTATAATGTTGGTAACCATTATATTGCTACAGATGAAAATAATTGGACGGCTTTTCAGTTAAAAGAATTAGTTGATCAAGGTGATCCATCAACTTTTAATTTTCGTAGAAATTCGGCTGCGGCACACTTTGATAAATCATTAATTGATCAAGTTGATTTTTCCGATGTAAAGATAGCCCATTTATCAGGGATTTTCCCAGCAATTTCGCTTCAAGCACGTGAAGCATTCCGTTATTTTGCTGAACAATTAATTGATCATGGTATTAGAACAACATTTGATCCAAACTTACGCCCTGCTTTATGGGAGTCTAGAGAAGTGATGATTGAAACGATCAATGATTTAGCAAAATATGGTGAAATTGTTTTACCTGGTATTGATGAAGGTGAAATTCTAATCGGATCAAGAGATCCAGAGACCATCGCTGATTTTTATCTGAATAACAGTGACCGCACACAAACTGTTGTTGTCAAAATTGGTTCTGATGGAGCCTACGTCAAAAACAAGAGCGGTGAGAGTTACATTGTTAATGGATTTAAAGTTGAAAAGGTTGTTGATACTGTTGGTGCGGGGGATGGATTTGCGCTCGGCTTGATTACAGGTTTGATTGAAGGATTGACCATGGCTGATGCTGTGCGACGGGGGAACGCTGTGGGTGCTCTACAAGTTCAAACACCGGGTGACAATGATGGCTACCCAACACAGGAAGAACTAGAAGCATTTTTGGCAGATAATAAGAAAGAGGCGTAATATGACAAAACAAGTATTCTTACCAGATGATATTCCAGCAGTTGGGAAAAAGATTCTTGAAGAAGCAGGATTAGAAGTAGTTGTTGGTTCTGGTCGTGATCATGAAAAGATGAAGGCTGAAGGAGCAGAGGCAAGTGCTGTATTGATTGGTACACAAAAGTTTGATGCAGATATAATGGACGCTATGCCGAATTTAAAGGTTATTGCACGTAATGGCGTAGGTTATGATGCTGTTGACGTGGATGCTGCAACCCAGCGCGGTATCTATGTTGTGAATACACCTAAAGCTTTATCAGGATCAGTTGCTGAAACGGCTGTCTCTGAGTTATTAGCTATTAGCAAGAACTTATATCAAGATTCAAAAGCAATTCATGATGATAATTGGAATTATCGAAAGGCACATCCAGGCCGTGATATTGAAGGGAAAACTGTTGGTATCCTTGGATTTGGTCGTATTGGTCAGCAAGTTGCTAAAAAATTAAGTGGCTTTGATGTTAAGGTCATAGCCTTTGATCCTTTTGCCAAGGATGTGCCTAATGTTGAATTGGTTGATCGTGAAACGATTTTTAAAACTGCCGACTATGTGATGGTTCATTTGCCTGCATTGCCTGAGACTCAACATTCAATTGGTGCAGATGAGTTTAAGTTAATGAAAAATGACGCATTTTTAATAAATATGGCTCGTGGTTCTATTCTGGTTGAATCTGACTTGGTATCCGCTCTGAAATCGGGTGAGATAGCTGGTGCGGCTTTAGATGTCTTTGAAGAAGAGCCGTTGCCTGTTACGAACCCATTAGTTGCATTGGAAAACGTTTTGCTCACACCACATATTGCCTCTAATACTGTTGAAACTAAGGCGCGTATGGCAGTTGATGCAACCAATGATATTGTTCGTGTATTGTCTGGTAAGAGCCCAGAATCAGCTGTGAATAAAATTAATAAATAACTAGAAAAACGACTGATTAAAAGTCGTTTTTTAATTTCAAGGTGTATAATGTAGCTATTCTAATGGATTACAGGAGAAAACATGACTCAATTCACACGGATTTATAATAATTTTCAACCTGAACACTATGATATCTATTTAGATATTAATCGTGAGACGAAACAGTTTAATGGTAAAACAAAAATTAGTGGTAATGCGTTGGTCAAAGATATTGCCTTACATCAAAAAAACTTGCAAATTCAGTCTGTTCACATTAATGAAAAAGAGATTCCTTTTGTTATTGATGATAGTGCTGATTTGATTAAGATTTCGACAGAAACTATTGGTCAAATAGATATCACTGTGATTTATAAGGCAAGATTAACCGACACAATGATGGGTATTTATCCTTCGTATTACGAGCTAGATGGTGTTAAAAAACAAATTATCGGTACACAATTTGAAACAAGTTTTGCTCGTCAAGCTTTTCCAAGTGTTGACGAACCGGAAGCTAAGGCAACATTTGATTTATCAATCAAGTTTGATGAACAACCAAATGAAACAATTTTAGCCAATATGCCGGAGATACGCACAGAAAATGGCGTACATTATTTTGATACAACCGTGCGGATGTCAACTTATTTAGTGGCCTTTGCCTTTGGTGAATTACAAAGTAAGCAAACGGTTACTAACACAGGTGTAAAAGTTGGTGTATTTTCTACTAAGGCACATGCCCCCAAAGAATTGGATTTTGCACTAGACATTGCTAAACGATCGATTGAGTTTTTCGAAGATTTTTATCAGACACCGTACCCATTACCACATTCTTGGCAACTAGCCTTGCCGGATTTCTCTGCAGGAGCAATGGAAAACTGGGGATTAGTAACTTACCGTGAAGCTTATGTCTTGCTTGATCCTGAAAATTCAGCGTTGAATACCAAACAAGTTGTTGCCACAGTTATTGCTCACGAATTAGCGCATCAATGGTTTGGCGACTTAGTCACGATGAAATGGTGGGATGATTTGTGGCTCAATGAAAGCTTTGCTAATATGATGGAGTATGTGGCAATTGATGCCATTGAGCCTGATTGGCATATTTGGGAAAGCTTTCAAACAAGCGATGTCGTTTCAGCATTGAAGCGAGATAGTACAGATGGCGTCCAACCAGTCCACACTCAGGTACAACACCCAGCCGATATTGATGCTTTGTTTGATCCAGCAATTGTTTATGCTAAGGGAGCAAGACTACTGGTAATGGTTCGTTCTTTGATTGGGGATAAGGCCCTACGTGAAGGACTAAAAAGATACTTTGCTCGTCATCGCTATGCAAACGCAGCAGGAGCTGATTTGTGGGAGGCCTTGGGTGAAGCTTCAGGTCAAAATATTAAAGCAGTCATGGATTCTTGGTTGGAACAACCAGGATATCCAGTAGTTTCAGCAAAAGTTATTGATGGCCAATTAACTCTATCTCAAGAACAGTTTTTCATTGGTGACTACGAAGAGAGTGCTCGTCAGTGGCAAATTCCCTTAAACAGCAACTATGATGCGGCACCCCAACTACTAGCCAGTGAGCGTGTAGTGATTGGTGATTATGCCCAATTACGTGAATCAGTTGGCGCACCTTTTAGACTGAATGACGGTAATGATTCGCATTTTATTGTTAAATATGATGCCCAATTACTAACAGATATTTTAGAACATCTTGATGAATTGGATAACATTTCGCAAAGGCAAATTCTTCAGGATTTACATTTGTTAGCCGATGGCAGGCAAATTACCTATGCTGATATCGTGCCACTACTGGTTAATTTTGCTCACAAAGATGCCATGTTGGTTAATGCAGTACTATATGGTATTCTTTCAGACTTGAAGAAATTTGTTACACCAAATTCAGCTGAAGAAAAAGCTTTGAAAGAATTCAATGATGTACTAAGTCGAAAACAAGTAAAACGTTTGGGCTGGGCCGGCCAAAGCAGTGAATCATACGACGATCAGCTTACTCGCCCTTATGTTTTGAATGCTTCTTTGTATGCAGAAAATCCTGATACAATTACAACAGCTCATGAATTATTTGAGAAAAACAGTGATAATTTACAAAATCTACCTGCTGATATTCGTCACTTTGTACTCGCCAATGAATTGAAGCACTTTGGAAGCACGTCATTGTTTGAACAACTGTTAACCACTTATCGAAAATCTTCTGATGCTAATTACAAAGCTGACTTATGCTCGGCCTTGACTAGTACCCCAAACCCAGATTTAATTGTGAAATTGATTGATCAGCTAAAGGACGCTGACACGATTAAACCACAAGACCTCCGTGGTTGGGTCTATGGCTTGCTAGTTAATGATAAAAGTCAGCAGTTAGCTTGGAATTGGGTTCGTGAGCAGTGGCAGTGGCTAGAAGACACGATCGGTGGTGACATGGAATTTACAATGTATATTACGGTTATTGCCGCCGTGTTCCATACACCGGAGCGACTAGCTGAATTTAAGTCGTTCTTTGAACCTAAGTTGAATACGCCTGGATTAACACGGGAAATTACTATGGATATTAAAGTGATCTCAAGTCGTGTTGATTTAATCGCAGCTGAGAAGGATGATGTGAATATGGCCATTTCTGAGGCTATAAAATAAACTAGTTAAAAAGCAAACGATTATATGTTTGCTTTTTTGATATAAGTAATTTTGTGGCAATCCGTTTGAATTGCTAATTAATACCGACTTAGAGTAGAATGAGGTTGTATTGAATGCGTTTTCTATTTGAAAGGGGATCACGATGTATTATAGTAATGGTAATTATGAAGCATTTGCAACACCACGCAAGCCGAAGAATGTAGATCAGAAATCAGCATATATTGTCGGTTCGGGGCTAGCAGGATTGGCTGCTGCAGTATTTCTTATTCGTGACGGTCATATGAAAGGAGAGTCAATTCATATATTTGAAGAACTCCCATTGGCTGGTGGTTCATTGGATGGTATTCAACGACCAAATGTTGGTTTTGTCACACGTGGCGGCCGTGAAATGGAAAATCATTTTGAGTGTTTATGGGATCTATATCGCTCAGTGCCATCATTGGAAATCCCCGGAGCTTCTTACCTCGATGAGTATTATTGGCTAGATAAGGATGATCCTAACTCATCAAATTGTCGGTTGATCTATGATCGAGGAAATCGTGTGCCAAACGACGGTGATTATACGTTAGGTAAATCATCTGAAGAAATTATTAAATTGATTATGACGCCTGAAGCAAAGTTAGGCACAACGACGATTGAAGATTATTTTTCAGAAGACTTTTTCAAAAGCAATTTTTGGATATATTGGGCAACAATGTTTGCTTTTGAAAAGTGGCATTCAGCAATCGAGATGAGGCGTTACGCAATGCGCTTTATTCACCATATTGATGGGCTACCGGATTTTTCAGCATTGAAGTTCAATAAATACAATCAATATGATTCGATGGTCTTGCCTTTGATCAAGTATCTCGAAGATCATGGTGTTGACGTACAGTTTGATTCTACAGTTGATAATGTCATTGTGAATTTCGATCATGGCAATAAAGTTGTTAAAGAATTACAGCTCACTGTTGCAGGAAAGCCAGAAACTAAACAACTTACAGCAAATGATTTAGTTTTCATAACGAACGGTTCCATTACTGAAAGTACGACCTATGGGAGCCATTTTGAACCAGCGCCAGTTACAAACGAACCCGGCGGATCGTGGCGTTTATGGGAAAAATTAGCTGAACAATCAGACGAATTTGGTCATCCAGGTGTGTTTTACCAAAACTTACCAGCAAAAAGTTGGTTTGTTTCAGCAACAGCAACAATTAAAAATACTGAAATTGATCCCTATATTGAACGACTTACCAAGAGGGACATACATGACGGTAAAATTAATACAGGTGGCATTGTAACCATTACCGATTCAAATTGGTTGATGAGTTTTGCTGTCCATCGTCAACCACATTTTAAGCAACAAAAGCCAAATGAAACAACAGTTTGGATCTACGGACTATATTCTGATGTTCCTGGCAACTATGTTAAGAAGACTATCGTAGAGTCTTCTGGTCAAGAAATTACACAAGAATTTTTGTACCACCTAGGTGTCCCTAAAAGTAAAATTAATCAACTAGCACAGCAAGAATCAATTAACACTGTTCCAGTGTACATGCCGTTTATTACAAGTTATTTTATGCCACGTGTCATGGGTGATCGTCCAAAAGTAATTCCGGATGGCTCTGTCAATTTGGCATTTATTGGAAACTTTGCTGAGTCGCCTTCGCGAGATACAGTCTTTACTACGGAATATTCAGTACGTACTGCTATGGAGGCTGTATATAGCTTGCTAGATGTTGAGCGTGGTGTACCAGAAGTCTTTAATTCAATCTACGATATTAGAGAATTATTGCGAGCTATGTACTATATGAATGATAAAAAGCCACTGAGCGAAATGGATTTGCCAATTCCTAAGCTAATACAAAAAATTGGGCTTAAAAAAATTAAAGGTACTTGGCTAGAAGAATTATTGGCAGAAGCACATTTATTATAAATTTTGTCAGGCGCTCGTCTGTAGATGAGTGCTTTTGTCGTATAATGAGATAAAAACAATAAAAGGTATATTATGATTAATCAATATGGTCGAATTGCTGTTGATGCAGCAACCGAATTACAAGAGCTAAGAGCTGTTGGTTTTAATAGTGAAGACTTTGAAACGTTATTGCGACGTGCTTTAACAAATTATAAAACTTATGAAGCTCAAAATGACTGGTTGCGGGAACATCTCGCCACCGATGAGCAAAATATTTTTCTTTTCTTAGAAACAAACCAACCACTCACACAAGCCGTCTTTTATTGTGTTGCTGCCCAACTGTTAGGATTTACGGAGGTTTTGTCGGCTAATGGATATAATGGGGTGGCTACATTTCGGCAACTAGGTTTACCAATAGTGTCGGTAAATAATTTACGTCACGCATGGTATGAGTTGCTAAATAGTCACACAAATAATGGTTTGTTATTTATTGATGAGCTGGCAAGTCAAGGATACTTTGAATCTAATAATCATCGCTTACTCTTTAATGGTAAGTCTTTGCCAACCTATAATACAAACGATTTAATTCGTGAGTCGGTTTGGGTGGAAACCTCTGTTGATACTGATAATGACGGGCGATTTGATTTAGTCCAAGTAGATATTATAAGACCAAACACAAATGAAAAATTACCGGTTCTATTTACAGCATCACCTTATTATCAAGGTTTAAACGAAAAAGAAAATGATGCAAAGGTTCATGATGTTAACGTACCGTTAACAAGAAAGGATACGCATCAACCAGCCCCGAGCAATTTGAACCAGATGGAAGAGACTGTGGAAAAACCGCTTGCGCGTCAAATTAATGGTTATGCTGAAGAAGCTTCTGTCATTTTTACTCAAGAAGCAGGGAAACCTGTTGATTTGAATCAGTATTTTTTGTCCCGTGGCTATGCAGTTGTTTACGCTGCAGGTATTGGCACACGTCATTCTGATGGCATGCAGGATACTGGATCTCCAGAGCAAGTTGAATCAATGAAAAATGTTGTTGAATGGTTAGCTGGCAATAGAGTGGCCTTTACTGATCGCACAAGTAATATTGCTATTGTAGCTAATTGGTCAAATCACAATATTGCAATGACGGGACGCTCTTATTTGGGAACTTTGGCTACGGCAGTTGCCACCACAGGAGTTTCTGGTTTAAAAACGGTTATTTCTGAAGCTGCTATCTCTAATTGGTATCAATATTATAGAGACAATGGTCTGGTTGTCGCACCCGGCGGCTTTCCAGGTGAAGATATGGATGTATTAGCCGAATTAGTATATTCACGGATAAAAGATCCAGCTGACTGGTTAAAAACTAAGAAGCAGTGGGAGGACTTTCAAGCGAATA
The Leuconostoc suionicum genome window above contains:
- a CDS encoding LacI family DNA-binding transcriptional regulator, which encodes MSKKVTINVIAEMARVSKTTVSRFLNGKFDNMSEATKERIAETIAELDYHPSRQAQALKAKNSLLIGISVADISNMYTSRLLKGISDYFQNTIYQVLIMDGDNSIEREYSNLEKMVTERIDGIILQPLVHQPDHYQLLIDENIPVVQVDRYTEPFTWPAVVSDNFQKSLEVADLMKSKNYEEIIVLSNHINGVSSRMNRYNGLKTGIENTNITIKLIEIDDNKDWQNTLQSMLELPTKKALYALNGQVLWEIVRFLKEHHIAIPDDVGVIGYDDDMFADMISPEITSVSQNPQEIGRTAAANLMQIMNDETTLSKTIRIPSTIQMRESL
- a CDS encoding M1 family metallopeptidase; the encoded protein is MTQFTRIYNNFQPEHYDIYLDINRETKQFNGKTKISGNALVKDIALHQKNLQIQSVHINEKEIPFVIDDSADLIKISTETIGQIDITVIYKARLTDTMMGIYPSYYELDGVKKQIIGTQFETSFARQAFPSVDEPEAKATFDLSIKFDEQPNETILANMPEIRTENGVHYFDTTVRMSTYLVAFAFGELQSKQTVTNTGVKVGVFSTKAHAPKELDFALDIAKRSIEFFEDFYQTPYPLPHSWQLALPDFSAGAMENWGLVTYREAYVLLDPENSALNTKQVVATVIAHELAHQWFGDLVTMKWWDDLWLNESFANMMEYVAIDAIEPDWHIWESFQTSDVVSALKRDSTDGVQPVHTQVQHPADIDALFDPAIVYAKGARLLVMVRSLIGDKALREGLKRYFARHRYANAAGADLWEALGEASGQNIKAVMDSWLEQPGYPVVSAKVIDGQLTLSQEQFFIGDYEESARQWQIPLNSNYDAAPQLLASERVVIGDYAQLRESVGAPFRLNDGNDSHFIVKYDAQLLTDILEHLDELDNISQRQILQDLHLLADGRQITYADIVPLLVNFAHKDAMLVNAVLYGILSDLKKFVTPNSAEEKALKEFNDVLSRKQVKRLGWAGQSSESYDDQLTRPYVLNASLYAENPDTITTAHELFEKNSDNLQNLPADIRHFVLANELKHFGSTSLFEQLLTTYRKSSDANYKADLCSALTSTPNPDLIVKLIDQLKDADTIKPQDLRGWVYGLLVNDKSQQLAWNWVREQWQWLEDTIGGDMEFTMYITVIAAVFHTPERLAEFKSFFEPKLNTPGLTREITMDIKVISSRVDLIAAEKDDVNMAISEAIK
- a CDS encoding phosphoglycerate dehydrogenase, whose product is MTKQVFLPDDIPAVGKKILEEAGLEVVVGSGRDHEKMKAEGAEASAVLIGTQKFDADIMDAMPNLKVIARNGVGYDAVDVDAATQRGIYVVNTPKALSGSVAETAVSELLAISKNLYQDSKAIHDDNWNYRKAHPGRDIEGKTVGILGFGRIGQQVAKKLSGFDVKVIAFDPFAKDVPNVELVDRETIFKTADYVMVHLPALPETQHSIGADEFKLMKNDAFLINMARGSILVESDLVSALKSGEIAGAALDVFEEEPLPVTNPLVALENVLLTPHIASNTVETKARMAVDATNDIVRVLSGKSPESAVNKINK
- a CDS encoding oleate hydratase, producing MYYSNGNYEAFATPRKPKNVDQKSAYIVGSGLAGLAAAVFLIRDGHMKGESIHIFEELPLAGGSLDGIQRPNVGFVTRGGREMENHFECLWDLYRSVPSLEIPGASYLDEYYWLDKDDPNSSNCRLIYDRGNRVPNDGDYTLGKSSEEIIKLIMTPEAKLGTTTIEDYFSEDFFKSNFWIYWATMFAFEKWHSAIEMRRYAMRFIHHIDGLPDFSALKFNKYNQYDSMVLPLIKYLEDHGVDVQFDSTVDNVIVNFDHGNKVVKELQLTVAGKPETKQLTANDLVFITNGSITESTTYGSHFEPAPVTNEPGGSWRLWEKLAEQSDEFGHPGVFYQNLPAKSWFVSATATIKNTEIDPYIERLTKRDIHDGKINTGGIVTITDSNWLMSFAVHRQPHFKQQKPNETTVWIYGLYSDVPGNYVKKTIVESSGQEITQEFLYHLGVPKSKINQLAQQESINTVPVYMPFITSYFMPRVMGDRPKVIPDGSVNLAFIGNFAESPSRDTVFTTEYSVRTAMEAVYSLLDVERGVPEVFNSIYDIRELLRAMYYMNDKKPLSEMDLPIPKLIQKIGLKKIKGTWLEELLAEAHLL
- a CDS encoding sugar phosphate isomerase/epimerase family protein — protein: MRKEQIVLNNLVFMNDHEKGMQQLEMLKKAVSFGVSSVELRREYFDDIIKETPAIAQYAADNKVRLFYSVPDEVFVDHRLNPKLSQYYDEALALGIYAIKFNIGDFETLSSEDVSELSQLLTRGIQTNIENDQTQVSGKINAIEKFMSAVTENNLDIRYVYDMGNWRYVGEDEVLAAEKLAQYVRYIHVKDDQGHGDNLVTVPLNEGDIAWQSILNILPSNVPVAVEYPTVNDKVIQDGVQALAMFN
- a CDS encoding Xaa-Pro dipeptidyl-peptidase; the protein is MINQYGRIAVDAATELQELRAVGFNSEDFETLLRRALTNYKTYEAQNDWLREHLATDEQNIFLFLETNQPLTQAVFYCVAAQLLGFTEVLSANGYNGVATFRQLGLPIVSVNNLRHAWYELLNSHTNNGLLFIDELASQGYFESNNHRLLFNGKSLPTYNTNDLIRESVWVETSVDTDNDGRFDLVQVDIIRPNTNEKLPVLFTASPYYQGLNEKENDAKVHDVNVPLTRKDTHQPAPSNLNQMEETVEKPLARQINGYAEEASVIFTQEAGKPVDLNQYFLSRGYAVVYAAGIGTRHSDGMQDTGSPEQVESMKNVVEWLAGNRVAFTDRTSNIAIVANWSNHNIAMTGRSYLGTLATAVATTGVSGLKTVISEAAISNWYQYYRDNGLVVAPGGFPGEDMDVLAELVYSRIKDPADWLKTKKQWEDFQANTEKLTDRVNGNYDYYWDTRNYLNQVKNIKVDMVMVHGLNDWNVKPRQVYKLWSALRDLPNVKKIYLHQGQHIYINNNRSLDFSDQMNLWLTEKLLDKDVKANEVLPTVTWQDNTTEDAWHVLDEWGASKKSKYYIGRNVLTTYQNSGELNFKDWLPENQFTYYCEHFDKWRDDTITGKLPTNQIFKSEIYMSERTLDGEILLNLRVKSSHNIGLISAMVVDYGDDTYLKETPTNQGVVIDRGVNFSPTDLMSFESKKSAYKMITIGHINLQNRTSSRQNDDLLPNQYVDLHFELQPTYYKMRAGHQLGLIVYATDFEMTIRGNQSIAYTIDLSKSSLDIPFTCNK
- a CDS encoding sugar kinase, translating into MSEILTLGEPVVTFASTDLNKGLVDSINYYKFLGGAELNVMIGATRLGHNTEYISQVGADPLGQFTIKEIARYNVGNHYIATDENNWTAFQLKELVDQGDPSTFNFRRNSAAAHFDKSLIDQVDFSDVKIAHLSGIFPAISLQAREAFRYFAEQLIDHGIRTTFDPNLRPALWESREVMIETINDLAKYGEIVLPGIDEGEILIGSRDPETIADFYLNNSDRTQTVVVKIGSDGAYVKNKSGESYIVNGFKVEKVVDTVGAGDGFALGLITGLIEGLTMADAVRRGNAVGALQVQTPGDNDGYPTQEELEAFLADNKKEA
- a CDS encoding gluconate:proton symporter; this encodes MTNIIISILLLLTFVGFIYYIVKGGNLVIGFFVMALLWSVIGLVPFDQVVQKVIAEPALNYGPTIIYIVFGSWFGRVLVDSGIAGSISAQTERVGRKAPIFATILVVLVTALIFSSAYGVGSVIAIGVILIPILLSIGVPKKVAIPAFTMAIGAPMYINVVLFNQIKAFFPSVSFSGKYLIFGLAAMGVQLLGVIIFILFNSKSIKNGEIETIDDSKQAAFQKTHPITFIIPVLPVALNMFFHWDAIPALLLATIIALLLTGQMKSYKGLVAFINKTVSQAINDISGLIIFLMALVMFAGAATMNVPHFKSMIEVILPSSPLVLAIAIGILAPLALFRGPLHVWGAGAATAAVLAATGTFQPIFLLPLLYTASIMAVSIDLTQSWNTWALTYSKLETKEYLKMGIPVMWAVSFVNELLVYGFFGH